From a region of the Sorex araneus isolate mSorAra2 chromosome 10, mSorAra2.pri, whole genome shotgun sequence genome:
- the SPIC gene encoding transcription factor Spi-C — MACVEQDKLGQAFEDAFEVLKQHSTGDLQYSPEYKNYLALLNHHSHVRGHPSFYPTPPTEETCHAWRTVLNSAADLYLDGSIPQSLQDSSEHQLAQPAVFQQKGGKGRKKLRLFEYLHESLSNPEMESCIQWVDKTKGIFQFISKNKEKLAQLWGKRKGNRKTMTYQKMARALRNYGRTGEITKIRRKLTYQFSETILHRLSPSYLLEKELLYSQCVQPDQEYITFHPWNTNYNYAPASYPELNHSNCPMHSYMS, encoded by the exons ATG GCTTGTGTAGAACAAGACAAACTGGGTCAAGCCTTCGAAGATGCTTTTGAAGTACTGAAGCAACACTCAACTGGAGATCTCCAATATTCCCCAG AGTACAAAAACTACCTGGCTCTCCTCAACCACCACTCCCACGTGCGAGGACATCCCAGCTTCTACCCCACACCGCCCACAGAGGAGACCTGTCACGCTTGGAGAACAGTGCTC AACAGTGCTGCGGACCTCTATCTCGACGGAAGTATCCCCCAGTCTCTGCAGGACAGCTCCGAGCACCAGTTGGCACAACCTGCTGTTTTCCagcagaagggagggaaag GCCGGAAGAAGCTCCGACTGTTTGAATATCTGCACGAGTCCCTGAGTAACCCCGAGATGGAGTCTTGCATTCAATGGGTAGATAAGACCAAAGGCATCTTTCAGTTTATctccaaaaacaaagagaaactgGCCCAACTGTGGGGCAAAAGGAAAGGCAACCGGAAAACCATGACTTACCAGAAAATGGCCAGAGCCCTAAGGAATTACGGGAGGACGGGAGAAATCACCAAAATCCGGAGGAAGCTGACTTACCAGTTCAGCGAGACGATTCTCCACAGACTCTCGCCGTCTTACCTCCTGGAGAAGGAGTTACTCTACTCACAGTGTGTCCAACCTGACCAGGAATATATCACTTTCCACCCCTGGAACACGAATTATAATTATGCACCTGCCAGTTACCCCGAGCTAAATCATTCCAATTGCCCCATGCACTCTTACATGTCCTGA